From a region of the Cololabis saira isolate AMF1-May2022 chromosome 8, fColSai1.1, whole genome shotgun sequence genome:
- the fam83c gene encoding protein FAM83C isoform X2 codes for MMSSMAAGGAGGAGGARKAPKPLGKLAARLEQVKNPWRSCGSVLELSHSEAARLATDALLQGGEAEYRRVLAEERELSFLSPLELEYITRNGARAEPGPGPGPEEPGARFCDGAGAPDVPGCDAVSELTSGTYFPMMSDEEPPLLELGWPEPPDRSSGGPRGASETQIYFQRDKSHNIKDLVRSLINKAQKVIALVMDVFTDVDLLCDLMEASNKRRVPVYVLLDQKNLQFFTDMCSRLDVHNEHLSNMRIRSAAGDMYCTKSGKKFSGQVLEKFMIIDCEEVLAGSYSFTWLSAQVHSNMVMHFSGRITDSFDREFRCLYADSQLIDCFSNPEDDGMPYYPPYQSAATGWSPALDLLSDRHRDRERERDRVCSENSSSQSSNNSVSSVKAAPGMAASTAVFKVTQGHDKKDPPAASRLSPQRREGTAERAGGPTPAARSSASGGASYNPVSQPTGLEWNKPSGGGVSSKFQGLGLYDHKPAMFHGSPSPKTPPPGPVPVPEGRLAPDGRLAPDGRLAPRPRTSSSPFLNKITDFFLPPSASRDKDRDGYSCWRTPPPLGGPAPWAEPDLSPPEPEAQQSPPPPPTSPPALMSRGDQKRMTLGHSKLDLVNHYNRLKSKQVYSRFELKSSN; via the exons ATGATGAGCTCCATGGCGGCCGGCGGGGCCGGCGGGGCCGGCGGGGCCAGGAAGGCTCCCAAGCCGCTGGGGAAGCTCGCCGCgcggctggagcaggtgaagaaCCCGTGGCGGAGCTGCGGCTCCGTGCTGGAGCTCAGCCACAGCGAGGCGGCCCGCCTGGCCACCGACGCGCTGCTGCAGGGCGGAGAGGCCGAGTACCGGCGCGTCCTGGCGGAGGAGCGGGAGCTCAGCTTCCTGTCCCCGCTGGAGCTGGAATACATCACCCGGAACGGAGCCCGGGCCGAgcccggacccggacccggacccgaGGAGCCCGGAGCCCG GTTCTGTGACGGGGCCGGGGCCCCCGACGTCCCCGGGTGTGATGCCGTGTCTGAGCTGACGTCGGGGACTTACTTCCCCATGATGTCTGACGAGGAGCCGCCCCTGCTGGAGCTGGGCTGGCCCGAGCCCCCAGACCGGTCCTCCGGGGGGCCCCGGGGGGCCTCCGAGACACAGATCTACTTCCAGAGGGACAAGAGCCACAACATCAAGGACCTGGTCCGGtccctcatcaacaaggcccaGAAG GTCATCGCCCTGGTGATGGACGTCTTCACGGACGTGGACCTGCTCTGCGACCTGATGGAAGCGTCCAACAAGCGTCGGGTCCCGGTCTACGTCCTGCTGGACCAGAAGAACCTGCAGTTCTTCACCGACATGTGCAGCAGGCTGGACGTCCACAACGAACACCTGAGC AACATGCGGATCCGCAGCGCCGCCGGCGACATGTACTGCACCAAGAGCGGAAAGAAGTTCAGCGGGCAAGTTCTGGAGAAGTTCATGATCATCGACTGTGAGGAGGTTCTGGCCGGTTCCTACAG CTTCACCTGGCTGTCGGCGCAGGTGCACAGCAACATGGTGATGCATTTCTCCGGCCGCATCACCGACAGCTTCGACCGGGAGTTCCGGTGTCTCTACGCCGACTCGCAGCTCATCGACTGTTTCTCCAACCCGGAGGACGACGGGATGCCGTACTACCCGCCGTACCAGTCCGCCGCGACCGGGTGGAGCCCGGCGCTGGATTTACTCTCCGACAG ACACCGGGACCGGGAGCGGGAACGGGACCGGGTTTGTTCCGAGAACTCCAGCAGCCAGTCCAGCAACAACAGCGTCTCCAGCGTCAAGGCGGCGCCCGGCATGGCGGCGTCAACCGCCGTCTTCAAGGTCACGCAGGGTCACGACAAGAAGGACCCGCCGGCCGCGTCTCGCCTCAGCCCGCAGCGCAGGGAAGGAACCGCCGAGCGGGCGGGCGGGCCGACCCCGGCGGCCCGGAGCTCCGCTAGCGGCGGCGCTAGCTACAACCCGGTTAGCCAGCCGACGGGGCTGGAGTGGAACAAGCCCAGCGGGGGCGGAGTCTCGTCCAAGTTCCAGGGCCTGGGCTTGTACGACCACAAGCCGGCCATGTTCCACGGCTCCCCGAGCCCCAAGACCCCGCCCCCCGGCCCCGTCCCCGTCCCCGAGGGCCGGCTCGCCCCCGACGGCCGGCTCGCCCCCGACGGCCGGCTCGCCCCCCGGCCCAGGACCAGCTCCAGCCCGTTCCTTAACAAGATCACGGACTTCTTCCTGCCGCCCTCGGCGTCCCGGGACAAGGACAGGGACGGCTACAGCTGCTGGAGGACCccgccccccctggggggccccgccccctgggCCGAGCCAGACCTGTCCCCCCCCGAGCCCGAGGCCCAGCAGAGCCCCCCGCCGCCCCCCACGTCCCCCCCGGCCCTCATGAGCCGCGGGGACCAGAAGAGGATGACGCTCGGCCACAGCAAGCTGGACCTGGTGAACCACTACAACCGGCTCAAGTCCAAGCAGGTTTACAGCCGCTTCGAGCTCAAGAGCTCCAACTAG
- the fam83c gene encoding protein FAM83C isoform X1, which yields MMSSMAAGGAGGAGGARKAPKPLGKLAARLEQVKNPWRSCGSVLELSHSEAARLATDALLQGGEAEYRRVLAEERELSFLSPLELEYITRNGARAEPGPGPGPEEPGARRFCDGAGAPDVPGCDAVSELTSGTYFPMMSDEEPPLLELGWPEPPDRSSGGPRGASETQIYFQRDKSHNIKDLVRSLINKAQKVIALVMDVFTDVDLLCDLMEASNKRRVPVYVLLDQKNLQFFTDMCSRLDVHNEHLSNMRIRSAAGDMYCTKSGKKFSGQVLEKFMIIDCEEVLAGSYSFTWLSAQVHSNMVMHFSGRITDSFDREFRCLYADSQLIDCFSNPEDDGMPYYPPYQSAATGWSPALDLLSDRHRDRERERDRVCSENSSSQSSNNSVSSVKAAPGMAASTAVFKVTQGHDKKDPPAASRLSPQRREGTAERAGGPTPAARSSASGGASYNPVSQPTGLEWNKPSGGGVSSKFQGLGLYDHKPAMFHGSPSPKTPPPGPVPVPEGRLAPDGRLAPDGRLAPRPRTSSSPFLNKITDFFLPPSASRDKDRDGYSCWRTPPPLGGPAPWAEPDLSPPEPEAQQSPPPPPTSPPALMSRGDQKRMTLGHSKLDLVNHYNRLKSKQVYSRFELKSSN from the exons ATGATGAGCTCCATGGCGGCCGGCGGGGCCGGCGGGGCCGGCGGGGCCAGGAAGGCTCCCAAGCCGCTGGGGAAGCTCGCCGCgcggctggagcaggtgaagaaCCCGTGGCGGAGCTGCGGCTCCGTGCTGGAGCTCAGCCACAGCGAGGCGGCCCGCCTGGCCACCGACGCGCTGCTGCAGGGCGGAGAGGCCGAGTACCGGCGCGTCCTGGCGGAGGAGCGGGAGCTCAGCTTCCTGTCCCCGCTGGAGCTGGAATACATCACCCGGAACGGAGCCCGGGCCGAgcccggacccggacccggacccgaGGAGCCCGGAGCCCG CAGGTTCTGTGACGGGGCCGGGGCCCCCGACGTCCCCGGGTGTGATGCCGTGTCTGAGCTGACGTCGGGGACTTACTTCCCCATGATGTCTGACGAGGAGCCGCCCCTGCTGGAGCTGGGCTGGCCCGAGCCCCCAGACCGGTCCTCCGGGGGGCCCCGGGGGGCCTCCGAGACACAGATCTACTTCCAGAGGGACAAGAGCCACAACATCAAGGACCTGGTCCGGtccctcatcaacaaggcccaGAAG GTCATCGCCCTGGTGATGGACGTCTTCACGGACGTGGACCTGCTCTGCGACCTGATGGAAGCGTCCAACAAGCGTCGGGTCCCGGTCTACGTCCTGCTGGACCAGAAGAACCTGCAGTTCTTCACCGACATGTGCAGCAGGCTGGACGTCCACAACGAACACCTGAGC AACATGCGGATCCGCAGCGCCGCCGGCGACATGTACTGCACCAAGAGCGGAAAGAAGTTCAGCGGGCAAGTTCTGGAGAAGTTCATGATCATCGACTGTGAGGAGGTTCTGGCCGGTTCCTACAG CTTCACCTGGCTGTCGGCGCAGGTGCACAGCAACATGGTGATGCATTTCTCCGGCCGCATCACCGACAGCTTCGACCGGGAGTTCCGGTGTCTCTACGCCGACTCGCAGCTCATCGACTGTTTCTCCAACCCGGAGGACGACGGGATGCCGTACTACCCGCCGTACCAGTCCGCCGCGACCGGGTGGAGCCCGGCGCTGGATTTACTCTCCGACAG ACACCGGGACCGGGAGCGGGAACGGGACCGGGTTTGTTCCGAGAACTCCAGCAGCCAGTCCAGCAACAACAGCGTCTCCAGCGTCAAGGCGGCGCCCGGCATGGCGGCGTCAACCGCCGTCTTCAAGGTCACGCAGGGTCACGACAAGAAGGACCCGCCGGCCGCGTCTCGCCTCAGCCCGCAGCGCAGGGAAGGAACCGCCGAGCGGGCGGGCGGGCCGACCCCGGCGGCCCGGAGCTCCGCTAGCGGCGGCGCTAGCTACAACCCGGTTAGCCAGCCGACGGGGCTGGAGTGGAACAAGCCCAGCGGGGGCGGAGTCTCGTCCAAGTTCCAGGGCCTGGGCTTGTACGACCACAAGCCGGCCATGTTCCACGGCTCCCCGAGCCCCAAGACCCCGCCCCCCGGCCCCGTCCCCGTCCCCGAGGGCCGGCTCGCCCCCGACGGCCGGCTCGCCCCCGACGGCCGGCTCGCCCCCCGGCCCAGGACCAGCTCCAGCCCGTTCCTTAACAAGATCACGGACTTCTTCCTGCCGCCCTCGGCGTCCCGGGACAAGGACAGGGACGGCTACAGCTGCTGGAGGACCccgccccccctggggggccccgccccctgggCCGAGCCAGACCTGTCCCCCCCCGAGCCCGAGGCCCAGCAGAGCCCCCCGCCGCCCCCCACGTCCCCCCCGGCCCTCATGAGCCGCGGGGACCAGAAGAGGATGACGCTCGGCCACAGCAAGCTGGACCTGGTGAACCACTACAACCGGCTCAAGTCCAAGCAGGTTTACAGCCGCTTCGAGCTCAAGAGCTCCAACTAG